The following coding sequences lie in one Benincasa hispida cultivar B227 chromosome 6, ASM972705v1, whole genome shotgun sequence genomic window:
- the LOC120079469 gene encoding uncharacterized protein LOC120079469 produces MKNQDSLRQQMIELMDKMNLILEQTKRMEEHAYTQNTGEVFMVAFEFTKTLDTMEDDKGDNQDNPNLNMACGVEKLKSKRDDEHEGGGRTGNRERKNILSNMVTQQPQESKVKEPEE; encoded by the exons ATGAAGAACCAAGACTCCCTGAGGCAACAAATGATTGaattgatggataaaatgaaccTGATATTGGAACAAACGAAAAGAATGGAGGAGCATGCATATACTCAAAATACCGGTGAAGTCTTTATG GTGGCATTTGAATTCACAAAGACACTGGATACTATGGAAGATGATAAAGGAGACAATCAAGACAATCCAAATCTTAATATGGCTTGTGGCGTTGAAAAATTAAAGTCAAAGAGAGATGATGAGCATGAAGGAGGTGGAAGAACAGGGAATAGAGAACGGAAAAACATATTGTCTAATATGGTAACCCAACAACCACAGGAATCTAAAGTGAAAGAACCAGAAGAGTAA